One window of Verrucomicrobiia bacterium genomic DNA carries:
- a CDS encoding TrkA family potassium uptake protein gives MPGKTVILGAGRFGVELATRLHQLGCDVVLCDNDPKLVQDLADQGFRAARLDADDAGDLKAAGVPDADVVVVAIGENMQASVLATMTLKELGVPRVIARATTDKHAEILRRLGADKVIAPDHEAARRLAEELHARTTEQRLPFHGEYQLARVRLGDPLPGPTLADAELEDRHHVTPVLIVRHHPDRETPEEKLPAPREDLLPGDLLFMVGHKEDINAFEEKFGRKSG, from the coding sequence ATGCCCGGAAAAACCGTCATCCTCGGCGCCGGCCGCTTCGGCGTCGAACTCGCCACCCGCCTCCACCAACTCGGCTGCGATGTCGTCCTCTGCGACAACGACCCCAAGCTGGTCCAGGACCTCGCCGATCAGGGCTTCCGTGCCGCCCGCCTCGACGCCGATGACGCCGGTGACCTCAAGGCCGCCGGCGTGCCCGATGCGGATGTTGTCGTGGTCGCCATCGGCGAAAACATGCAGGCCAGCGTCCTCGCCACCATGACCCTCAAGGAATTGGGCGTCCCCCGCGTCATCGCCCGCGCCACCACCGACAAACACGCCGAAATCCTCCGCCGCCTCGGGGCCGACAAAGTCATCGCTCCCGATCATGAGGCCGCCCGCCGCCTGGCCGAGGAACTCCACGCCCGCACCACCGAACAGCGCCTGCCCTTTCACGGCGAATACCAGCTCGCCCGCGTCCGCCTTGGCGATCCCCTCCCCGGACCCACCCTCGCCGACGCCGAACTCGAAGACCGCCACCACGTCACCCCCGTCCTCATCGTCCGCCACCACCCCGATCGCGAAACGCCCGAGGAGAAACTTCCCGCCCCCAGGGAAGACCTCCTCCCCGGCGACCTCCTCTTCATGGTCGGCCACAAGGAGGACATCAATGCCTTCGAAGAGAAATTCGGACGAAAGTCCGGGTGA
- a CDS encoding beta-galactosidase, translated as MWFGVDYHPEHWVYPYDGTSDDPEGRWRRDVELMLRAGVNAVRMGEFCWGVYEPEEGQYDFGWMVRVMDLMQAAGIRVVLGTPTAAPPLWLTKKHPEILPVNEQGLRLHPGTRHAYCLNSDLYWNFSRTIVARLAEAAGGHPALMAWQVDNGIGGHGTEFSFNEETEHDWHLWLKAKYGTVERMNERLGLRFWSQVVTDWGQVPMPMMAPTVHNPALMLDWMRFSSDSCVAFVRMQCELLRQLTPERPVTTNLRSLSRHFDHFDMAEALDFVALDSFATVKTQFAEHACEHDMMRSLKKEGVRVPGAEDGFWVIEQKAANVNWQDINSVLRPGVVRLFTYQAISRGANGVFYFFWRRPRIGAEQFYGGVLSHDGRGDNRVYREIGQVGEEMRLLGPAIEGTRVTPEVCILFSHENEWSQKLPQQPTRLFQQREHSLMFYRALHDRNIQVDFARPSEDLSRYKLVIAPSLRLLAAGETDLLKLYVQNGGTLLATCNTGLVDESHIAAGSGFPLLMTDLFGMEVTEFDPLPADADNYMNSKGDFHISHQHPVRVWADVIEPRECQILATYAKDFYAGRPAMTMNAFGLGRAIYLGTMSHQAFYFDLVDWLRNLCGLHSLLKVPPGVEVGLRSKEGTRIYFLLNHQPTPIRIHLLKPMHDFLTGSTISGAYDLPPHGVLVLDEHPASKSPASSEAAS; from the coding sequence ATGTGGTTTGGTGTCGATTACCATCCTGAGCATTGGGTGTACCCTTATGATGGAACTTCGGACGATCCGGAGGGTCGGTGGCGGCGGGATGTGGAATTGATGTTGAGGGCGGGGGTGAATGCGGTGCGGATGGGGGAATTCTGCTGGGGTGTGTATGAGCCGGAGGAGGGGCAGTACGATTTCGGGTGGATGGTGCGGGTGATGGATTTGATGCAGGCGGCGGGGATCCGGGTGGTATTGGGGACGCCGACGGCGGCGCCGCCGTTGTGGTTGACGAAGAAGCATCCGGAGATTCTGCCGGTGAACGAGCAGGGGTTGCGGCTGCATCCGGGGACGCGGCATGCGTACTGTTTGAACAGCGACCTGTACTGGAACTTCAGCCGGACGATCGTGGCGAGGCTGGCGGAGGCGGCGGGGGGGCATCCGGCGTTGATGGCGTGGCAGGTGGACAACGGGATCGGGGGGCACGGGACGGAGTTTTCGTTCAACGAGGAGACGGAGCACGACTGGCATCTGTGGTTGAAGGCGAAGTACGGGACGGTGGAGAGGATGAACGAGCGGCTGGGGTTGAGGTTTTGGAGCCAGGTGGTGACGGACTGGGGCCAGGTGCCGATGCCGATGATGGCGCCGACGGTGCACAATCCGGCGTTGATGCTGGACTGGATGCGGTTTTCCTCGGACTCGTGCGTGGCGTTCGTGCGGATGCAGTGCGAGCTGCTGCGCCAGCTCACGCCGGAGAGGCCGGTGACGACGAACCTGCGTTCGTTGTCGCGGCACTTCGATCACTTCGACATGGCGGAGGCGCTGGATTTCGTGGCGCTGGACAGTTTTGCGACGGTGAAGACCCAGTTTGCGGAGCATGCGTGCGAGCACGACATGATGCGGAGCCTGAAGAAGGAGGGGGTACGGGTGCCGGGGGCGGAGGACGGCTTCTGGGTGATCGAGCAGAAGGCGGCGAACGTGAACTGGCAGGACATCAACTCGGTGCTGCGACCGGGGGTGGTGCGGTTGTTCACGTACCAGGCGATCTCGCGGGGGGCGAACGGGGTGTTCTATTTCTTCTGGCGGCGTCCGCGGATCGGGGCGGAGCAGTTTTACGGGGGGGTGCTGTCGCACGACGGGCGCGGGGACAACCGGGTGTACCGGGAGATCGGGCAGGTGGGGGAGGAGATGCGGTTGCTGGGTCCTGCGATCGAGGGGACGCGGGTGACGCCGGAGGTATGCATCCTGTTCAGTCACGAGAACGAGTGGAGCCAGAAGCTGCCGCAGCAGCCGACGCGGTTGTTCCAGCAGCGGGAGCATTCCCTGATGTTTTACAGGGCGCTGCACGACCGGAACATCCAGGTGGATTTCGCGCGGCCGTCGGAGGATCTGTCGCGGTACAAGCTGGTGATTGCGCCCTCGCTGCGGCTGCTGGCGGCGGGGGAGACGGATCTCTTGAAGCTGTACGTGCAGAACGGCGGGACGCTGCTGGCGACCTGCAACACGGGGTTGGTGGACGAGTCCCACATCGCGGCGGGGTCCGGGTTCCCGCTGTTGATGACGGATCTGTTCGGGATGGAGGTGACCGAGTTCGATCCGCTGCCGGCGGATGCGGACAACTACATGAACTCGAAGGGGGATTTCCACATCAGCCACCAGCATCCGGTGCGGGTGTGGGCGGACGTGATCGAGCCGCGGGAGTGCCAGATTCTGGCGACGTACGCGAAGGATTTCTATGCGGGGCGGCCGGCGATGACGATGAATGCGTTCGGGCTGGGGCGGGCGATCTACCTGGGGACGATGAGCCACCAGGCGTTCTACTTTGACCTGGTGGACTGGCTTCGGAACCTGTGCGGGCTGCATTCGCTGCTGAAGGTGCCGCCCGGGGTGGAGGTGGGGCTGCGGTCGAAGGAGGGAACGCGGATTTATTTTCTGCTGAACCATCAGCCGACGCCGATCCGGATCCACCTGCTGAAGCCGATGCATGATTTCTTGACCGGCTCGACGATCAGCGGAGCCTACGACCTGCCGCCGCACGGTGTGCTGGTCCTGGATGAACATCCCGCGTCGAAGTCCCCCGCGAGTTCGGAAGCTGCCTCTTGA
- a CDS encoding DUF721 domain-containing protein gives MNIPRRSPPRVRKLPLESEAESARRRVLAAWRRVDLTSAERAWADGGRRADGVVAGVLERLRLDQRRAEAEIVQVWNRLMDPHVASHAQPVALRNGTLMVAVDSSVWLTELVRYRGRDVLQRLQTAFGSGMIRKLSFRMG, from the coding sequence ATGAACATCCCGCGTCGAAGTCCCCCGCGAGTTCGGAAGCTGCCTCTTGAATCGGAGGCGGAGAGTGCCCGGCGTCGGGTGCTGGCGGCGTGGCGGCGGGTGGATCTGACCTCGGCGGAGCGGGCCTGGGCGGATGGGGGACGTCGGGCGGACGGGGTGGTGGCCGGGGTGCTGGAGCGGTTGCGACTGGATCAGCGCCGGGCGGAGGCTGAGATCGTGCAGGTTTGGAACCGGCTGATGGATCCCCATGTGGCGTCGCATGCCCAGCCGGTGGCGTTACGGAACGGGACGCTGATGGTGGCGGTGGACAGCAGCGTTTGGCTGACGGAGCTGGTGCGTTATCGGGGGCGGGACGTGTTGCAGCGGCTGCAGACCGCGTTTGGGAGCGGGATGATCCGGAAGCTGTCGTTTCGGATGGGGTGA